One window of the Streptomyces sp. ITFR-21 genome contains the following:
- a CDS encoding MFS transporter: MTDGVARYGKVLATPGAWGFFVPGMLARFPLGMTGISILLFVSAKRHDYGTAGALSAVTAVGYAVAAPQLARLSDQLGQRRVLLSCAVLCAVGGSGFVAGVMSTATPLWVLFATAAVVGGATPAIGSMVRARWSGLLDGSSLKGTAFALESLVDEAIFIVGPVIATSLAVGVSAAAGIISALILVCGGSVLLSFSVRTEPQLKPGTRAQGSALFLLPVAVIAGVNLCLGGMWGSIDIATVAFSSAEHHRFMAGVLLGIYAVGSSVAGVVYGAREWSTPVPRILWASTLIMAVGILPMLLVHSFVGAGLVLLVAGASSCPAMIAAMMLVGDGVPASRRTEALAWQSTALWLGVAIGSSASGHLADSRGAHVAYACAAVCGGAGFFVALAARHRIELPLPEPADSPAANRPFLPTEPSAR, encoded by the coding sequence ATGACCGACGGGGTCGCACGCTACGGCAAGGTGCTGGCCACCCCGGGGGCGTGGGGGTTCTTCGTCCCCGGCATGCTCGCCCGGTTCCCGCTCGGCATGACCGGCATCAGCATCCTGCTCTTCGTCTCCGCGAAGCGCCACGACTACGGCACCGCCGGTGCGCTGTCGGCGGTCACCGCAGTGGGATACGCCGTGGCCGCGCCCCAGTTGGCACGGCTGTCCGACCAGTTGGGACAGCGCAGGGTCCTGCTGTCCTGCGCGGTGCTGTGCGCTGTCGGCGGCAGCGGGTTCGTCGCGGGTGTGATGAGCACCGCGACGCCGCTGTGGGTGCTGTTCGCCACCGCGGCCGTCGTGGGAGGGGCGACCCCCGCGATCGGGTCGATGGTGCGGGCACGGTGGAGCGGACTGCTGGACGGCTCGTCGCTGAAGGGAACGGCCTTCGCGCTCGAGTCGCTGGTGGACGAGGCCATCTTCATCGTCGGCCCGGTCATCGCCACCTCCCTGGCCGTCGGGGTGAGCGCGGCCGCCGGCATCATCAGCGCGCTGATCCTGGTGTGCGGCGGCAGCGTCCTGCTGTCCTTCAGCGTGCGGACCGAGCCGCAGCTCAAGCCAGGCACCCGGGCGCAGGGCAGCGCCCTGTTCCTCCTGCCGGTCGCCGTCATCGCCGGGGTGAACCTGTGCCTGGGCGGCATGTGGGGCTCCATTGACATCGCCACCGTGGCCTTCTCCAGCGCGGAGCACCATCGCTTCATGGCGGGGGTCCTGCTGGGGATCTACGCGGTCGGCAGCTCCGTGGCGGGAGTCGTCTACGGCGCACGGGAGTGGTCGACGCCCGTGCCCCGGATCCTCTGGGCCTCGACCCTGATCATGGCGGTCGGGATCCTGCCCATGCTCCTGGTCCACAGCTTCGTCGGGGCGGGGCTCGTGCTGCTGGTGGCCGGGGCGAGCTCCTGTCCCGCCATGATCGCCGCCATGATGCTGGTCGGCGACGGTGTGCCGGCCTCCCGTCGCACCGAAGCGCTGGCCTGGCAGTCCACGGCCCTCTGGCTCGGGGTGGCGATCGGCTCCTCGGCCAGCGGCCACCTCGCCGACTCCCGTGGCGCGCATGTCGCCTACGCCTGCGCGGCCGTCTGCGGGGGTGCCGGGTTTTTCGTCGCGCTGGCCGCACGCCACCGCATCGAGCTGCCCCTGCCGGAACCCGCCGACAGCCCGGCGGCAAACCGTCCGTTCCTCCCCACTGAGCCGAGTGCCCGATGA